A segment of the Mercurialis annua linkage group LG4, ddMerAnnu1.2, whole genome shotgun sequence genome:
CAGTTAGATTCCGGCTAAATGTTggtgataattttttttcccaATGAAACTTATGCAGTGATTctttaaatttagtaattttattaataaaaatcaaaataaagttaaaagtgttaaattttttaaacatgagagtaatttttaagattttagaGTTCGGAAAAATAAGTTTTGAAAGATAGCCAGtgtatatttttttcttcagaatttttaattttaatttttttcccggATATAGTTAATCGTAAGTGTCAGTGTTAGTGTTAGATTTCTTTTAAATGGTCTAAACTACTGGCGCGAAGAGGACTCGAAGTCGAGATCTTATAAATGCATTTGAAGAGCACTAACcattaggggtgagcacggttcggggGAATCCGGGGATTGACAAATCTCcagaaccaaaccaaaagtcggggatatcaaaaattggatatccggatccgtaccaataatcagttcggttcggttcggagattttatttttcggtacggttcggtacggtGATTCGGTCCTaatggttcggtacggttcggtatgGATATCACTAAAACCacggatattattttatttaaaatgtgatctctactatattataatatattattttgacttttaaaattaactagctactcattcattcatattttttatattttcaactatcacaagtaaataatcatcaataaaataaaaaggcacaacatgtatattatcgttcgatttaatattaattttttaattatttaataagggtacttttaaatattctcaagtctaaaattatatcatttttgttaaaactatgtaatttagtcaatgataaaaaataatgaatatgtgttgttcatattaatttataaaaaatacttttaataattattaaatacttgacaaattcatataattttcattgaaatatataagtattttatttttatgtaaattaataatttttttatatatatagactaatatttttaatatatattatttaattttataaaacaattttaatttttagtaattcaaagttaatacaaataataatcaaatgaaaattagaataatatatatatatatatatatatttatatatatatatatatatatatataatttcggttcttcgggtataagttcggtacttcggttcggtacggttcggttatttataaaagatccagaaccgtaccaataaaattttcggtacggttcggttcggagaaagtcaatggtcaacggatatttttcggtcctggatattttcggtccggttttcggttcggttttggagaTATCCAGGATCCGTGCTCACCCTACTAACCATTTGAATTAAgcaaataatgtataaatttAAGGTTTAAGTTTGAGTGTTTACAATCTTACTTGTAGTAGCATActcttatttttgaaatttatttttggaattGGGCCGGTTCCATACCCTTTTGACCAGGTCAATTCTGGTCTGGTTCCAGTTCGGAACCGACTCGTGGCCAGGGCACTATAGTATATTACCACACAGGTCAGGCAGTTAAACTGAATATATGATCGTCCCAAAACCATCTTAGCCGTCCATATAAACCGtacttttctaattttaatgtATACCCGACCGCTTCTAATCCACAAACACTTCACATTATACACTCGCAATAAGCTTACGTTACCTCAAACACCACATCTAAACCGTCCAAATATAGCGCGTGAGATTCAGATAAACACTTCAGGTGAAGAAATCACCGCACTACACTCCCCAATGCACACGGGATTAAGACACAAGTGACGAATCACTGCGCTGTAccatttttgtaattatttccTCTTTCAAGCCTTAAAATCTAACactttttaatcatttataacTCTCTTTTTTCAACTCCATAACAAGAAATCTCAACGAAACTCACTCTCTGTTATCACTTTACAGTAAATCTTCAAAGGTACAATCTCGAAACCCTAAGAATTTATCTCAATCTTTaattaaattgtgttttaattgcaTGGAGATTGTATAATTATTAGTTAAACTTGAATGGGttgattaatttgttttacATGCTTGTTCTTGATTTTATATACGGATTCTTGCTATTTTATTAGTGTGTTGTTGATGAAATGGGGAAGGGTAAGCCAAGAGCTGTAGAGAAAGGGGTAGTAGGGCAAATCTTGTGTGGGTCGTCGTCGTCAGCGGGGTCATTACATGTACCTCCAGCACCTGTTTATTACCCTAATGAAGAAGAATTTAAAGAACCTTTGGAGTATATTTATAAGATTAGAGTAGAAGCTGAGAAATATGGGATTTGTAAAATTGTACCGCCGAAAGGTTGGTCACCGCCGTTTGCGTTAGACTTGGATGCTTTTACTTTTTCTACGAAAACACAAGCTATTCATCAGTTGCAGGCTAGGCCTGCTTCATGTGATTCGAAGACTTTTGACTTGGAATATAGTAGGTTTTTGGAGGAACATTGTGGGAAGAAGCTGAAGAGAAGGGTGATTTTTGAAGGGGATGAGTTGGATTTGTGTAAATTGTTTAATGCTGTTAAGAGATTTGGCGGGTATGATAAGGCTGTTAAGAAGAAGAAATGGGGTGATGTTTCTAAGTTTGTTAGACCAGGGATGAAGATTTCGGAGTGTGCCAAGCATGTTTTGTCTCAATTGTATTTTGAACATTTGTATGATTATGAGAAGTATTATAATCGATTAAATAAGGAAATTAATAAGAGTTCTAAAAGGGGGATTTGGCAAGATAAGAAATCTAATAATGAGGCTGAGGTTTTGTGCTCAAAGAGGAGGCGAAAAAATGTTGAAGGGGAGAAAGTTAAGATTTGTCATAAGGTTGAGAAAGAGGACGAGGTTGATCAAATCTGTGAGCAATGTCGGAGTGGTTTGCATGAGCAAGTGATGCTTTTGTGCGACAGATGTAATAAAGGATGGCATATTTATTGCCTATCACCACCATTGAAGCAAATCCCTCCTGGGAACTGGTATTGCTTTGAGTGTTTGAACTCAGATGAGGATATCTTTGGGTTTGTTCCTGGAAAGCGTTTTACAGTGGAAGCTTTTAGACGTGTTGCTGATCGAGCCAGGAGGAAATGGTTTGGAACAGGGTCTGCTTCACGAGTGCAATTGGAGAAAAAGTTTTGGGAAATTGTGGAGGGATCAGCAGGTGAAGTTGAAGTTATGTATGGCAGTGATTTAGATACTTCGATATATGGGAGTGGCTTTCCACGTGTAAATGATCAGAGACCGGAATCTGTTGAAGCAAAGGTGTGGGATGAATACTGTGGTAGCAAATGGAATCTCAATAACTTGCCCAAGTTAAAAGGCTCAATGCTTCAAGCTGTTCACAATAATATAACTGGTGTTATGGTTCCCTGGCTTTATGTTGGAATGCTATTCTCTTCATTTTGCTGGCATTTTGAGGATCACTGTTTTTACTCAATGAACTATCTACATTGGTATGTCCCATTAATTTATTACGTCTGCtctgtatttaattttttgaattaaatttgtgCCTGTCTTTCTTTCCCTATCAAGCAAGAAATTATGAAAGAGAGACTTGTTTGTCATACCTGCTGTTTGTCTAACTTTTCCCTCCTTTAATAAGTATGTTGATTTTTTAGTCAGAATAGAGTTTAGGGTTTAGAATTTTTAGAAGCAAAAATAATCAGAtagatttaatatatttttttgttatgatTGATTGAAACCACATAGCATTTGGATAAAAAATGTACATCAGCATTTGAGCTGACTAAAACTGATGAGAAAGAAAATTgcactattttttttcattgtttttgGGCTGCTGagtttctcttttaatttttgtgtcaTAGATGAAACCCTGTCACTTCAGTGGGAGCTATGTCGATGACAACTTTGGCACGAGTTAATTTCATAGGACAATTTTGACCAAGTAATTCTTAATGTTACATGCCatttgaagaaataaaaatgaaagatcaGTTAGTTATCGACTATTAAGACTgaaaattgtaaatttgtaCTTTATGTTCACTTATTTTATATCAAAGAGCAATAGCGCTTCATATCTTATGTATAATAAACTCATTAGGATTAATGTAATAGATCCACAGAAGTTCTTACAATCTGCACGTAGTTCCCCTTCCCCCCCGAAAGTTGAGAATTTAAGTCAGCTTTACACTCACTCACTCCTAAGAAACCCAAGAGTCTCGTTGGTGTTTATTTAAAGTGTGAGTCAAATTGTTATTTGGATTTGTAATGGTATATATGGTTACGTTTTTTTTGATGGAAAAGGCTTATTGTGCGTCTGAATGTTAAAACTTGATCTCTAAGGTCATTACGCTGCACCACCTTATCTTTGAGAGTTGatgccattttttttttctcaggGGAGAACCAAAATGTTGGTACAGTGTCCCTGGTAGTGAAGTCAAAGCTTTTGAGAAGGTAACAATTTTGCATCTATATGTTTGATGTCTTTTAGCCCTCTTTGTTCAGTGGTATCTTTCTTTGATAATTTCTTGCTGTAAGTTTATTACATGATAGCATTAGAGGATTTCATTTAACTGAATTAGGTATGAGGAATTACATTTTTATCTGATAATAGTATTTCTGACATCTGTAAGTTATAGTAGGATATGGTTTTTTTGGATAAGCTGATGTTCTCCTCTCTATGTAGGTCATGCGAAATAGTCTTCCTGATCTTTTTGATGCACAGCCAGATTTATTATTTCAGCTTGTGACCATGTTGAACCCATCTGTCCTGCAAGAAAACAATGTTCCAGTTTATACTGTATTGCAGGTTTGATACTCAAGGACGTGAATGTTACATTGCTTACTTTTAAGTTGGTATACAAGATTACTTAAATTGAAAGAGAGAGCTATTTTGAATGTACATACTACTTAAttaaattgtttcaccttttttgtcaTCTAGAATCTGAATGTAAAATAAGTTCTTATCTTGTAGCTACTGTCAAATATTTATCTCTGAATTTCACTAGATGCTTTTATCATATCTGCCTTTGATCTATCTTCGCTAGGAACCTGGAGATTTTGTCATCACCTTCCCCAGATCTTATCATGCAGGATTCAATTTTGGTATGCTTTAATTAGATTGGAATCGATCAAACTAAAGGAATGGTTATATGCCGACTAGTAACTCATTTGGGTTATTCTGTGTATTCAGGTTTGAATTGTGCAGAAGCTGTCAATTTTGCTCCTGCTGATTGGCTACCTCATGGTGGATTCGGAGCAGATTTGTATCAGAAGTATCATAAAACTTCTGTATTATCCCATGAAGAGCTTCTTTGTGTTGTAACCAAGTTTGTAAGCAATTTTACCCAATGgacattttttttcttgtgaCAAAAagtgatgaaattaaaattctaattatccGGCGAGGCCCATTAAATGATAATGATAAATTGATGCCATCTGAGTGATCAAAGATGCGAGTGTTGTATTTCAGATAAAGAAAATTATAACTAAGCAACTGGACATTTCCATTCCAAATGACTGAAAGTGATATGTTATGCTAAACTTTTTCGGAGATAGAACTATAGAATCCATAACTTCAAAGACTTCATAACTACTTAGATTAGTCATCCTGCTCACTGTGGTCAGCTATATTCCTTAAAGTCTATGTTATTACTTCCTTGGCTTAAACAAGGATTCAATCATTTTCTTGTGTCCGGGAAAGATTCAATCATTTTCTTGTGTCCGGGAAAGATTCAATCATTTTCTTGTGTCCAAGAGCTCCTCTGTGATGGTGGAATTTAATTTGGAGAGATTATTCTTGAAATGGCATTTATTTGATTATGATCTTCTATATTAggcttaattgctttaaaaatcatgaactttagcatcttttgcaaatttaacatgagcatttaatttttgcaatgtCAGACaccaactttcaattttttgtaatttgaaacATCCAACAATTTTCCGTTAAAAAATAGCTTATGTGGACGCCGAAACAATGTATATTCGGGTGGCCACATGAGCATTTTTTTAACGAAAATTGCTCGGTGTTTCGAATtgtaaaaaatatgatatttcgTCGTtcaaattgtcaaaattgaagttcatgttaaaattgcaaaacacggtaaactttgttatttttaaagcaatttatcCTTTATATTATGTATTTAGTTGGTGaactgtttttttgtttttccgtTTTTTATGTGAGATTCTGCAGTCATTGTGAACAACATTCAgcaaaatttgttttgtttctagCAGGGCAATTGTGATAGCAAAGTGTCACCTTATCTGAAGAAGGAATTGTTGCGAATGTATAATAAAGAGAAAAGCAGGAGAGAGAAACTTTGGAGAAGTGGCATCGTCAAATCTTCTGTCATGCTCCCTCGGAAATGCCCTGAATATGTTGGCACTGAAGAGGTAATTTCTTAATTGATGCCCTCAATATGTGTGTTGGCTTCTCTTCATTGTGAACATGCTAATCATGCTAGATGCTCATCTTTTCAGGATCCAACATGCATTATATGTAAGCAGTGTCTCTATCTTTCTGCTGTTGTTTGCAGATGTAGGCCATCAGCATTTGTATGCTTGGAGGTATGCAAACTTGGTGACACTCATGTTAGaagtcttttttattttatcggATTTGGGTTTGTGCTAATTGAtcaaatttttgatttataCTTTGGACTATTTTTTAATCCTAAATGCCGATCTGTATTTGATACTTATGCAGCACTGGGAGCACATTTGTGAATGCAAATTGAGCAGACTTCGCCTTCTTTATCGTTATACCCTGGCAGAATTGTATGATTTAGTGCTTATAGTGGATAAGTGGGATACTGACGATAGATCACAAGGCAATAGCTTAGTGAGGCATAGTTCTTGTTCCAGTGATGTGAACATCTTGATAAAGAAGGTTTGCTCATGTTACCTAATGTAAACTTCCTATGCGATTGACCAGATTAACTTGTGAAAACATTCCATATATATCATTTTGGATCACCAgctctctttaattattgcatttagGCAACACTTGCGATATCATGAAAATAATTTTGCAACTAGAAAGGTGAGATATTTGCTGTCTGAGTATGTATCATTAGCAATAGCCTGGATATATGCCATTCTTTGATAAGCTGTGAAATTTACCAACCTGGAATAGAACAATGTGGCTGCTTGTATTATAGGTTGAACataattaaatgtttaaaagCTATTGATTATCCGATTGAAGATTGGACCAAATCATATAAGCTTTTAGTCTTATGTGATTTATATATGGTTATTGGTTATGATGTCTGAACAGTTGTGATCAACTCCTTCTGGATGGTTGGCTTCTTTTGCATGTTTCTGGCTGTATCTCAGTTGAATGGCTGTTCTTTGGCAACCAATTTTATATGCATAGGGGACGTTATTCCCTTATTTGGTTTATTGTAGGCTTGTAGCTTGATATATGCTTCAGTTACGTAGTTGATAATTTTCTGTTGTGAATGTGTAGGTCAAAGGTGGCCATGTCAGTTTGGCTCAACTTGCTGAAAAATGGATTTTGCAatgttgtaatatttttaagaatCCATACTCCAGCGAGTCATTTGCTACCTTACTGAAGGATGCTGAAGAATTTCTTTGGGCTGGTTCTGAGATGGATCCAGTGAGTTTTGACTTTGGAGATGTCTTCTTATTTTGGTTCTTTCTCCCAGCCTGAGTCTCAGATATACTAATGTTGACAATGCCTTCTGTCTCATTCAAATTAGGTACGGGAAATGGCTGAGAATTTGATTATAGCTCAGAAGTGGGCAGAAGGCGTAAGACACTGCCTTTCTAAAGTTGAGAACTGGTCTTCTAACTGCAGGGCTGATTGTCAACCAGTGGACATAGAGCACATTAATGAATTGCTGAAATTTGACCCTATACCATGTAATGAGCCTGGTCATTCTAAATTGAAGGTTGGTATGGTTTTTCAAACAGTTCGTGCTTTTCTTTTGCTCTTTTGTCTGCAAATTGAAACAGCGCCTGTTATTTTCTTTCACAGGAATATGCAGAAGAAGCCAAGCTGTTGACTCAGGAAATTGTTTCTGCTCTGTCGTCATGCTCTAAAGTATCTCTCATACATGCATCTGTATATGTCTAAATTTGATTGTTCAATTCTCTCTGTTTCAGCTAAAATCATAAGTTCTTTTCTAATGTCACTGCAGATCTCTGAGCTTGAGTCGCTGTATTCAAGGGCTCGTGGTTTCCCAGTTTTTATTAAGGACAGTGAGAAATTGTTGCAGAAAATTACAGCAGCAAAGGTATTGATGTATTCTCATTTAGATCTGTCTGTTATGGACTTCTAGGTCTGCAACTTGGGATGATTTACTCTTGATATAACTTCATTGTTCTGTTTCTCATGGATGACTTGTGGTTAAGGGTTCGTCTTTAACACCGGATAAAACAAATTGTGTCAATCTCAGTCAAAGATTtattttaaagattattaaatttatcaccCGAGATTCAATTCTATTTTTCTGTATGATGGTATCTAATACCGCCTTTTAAATCATTCTctcatatttttagtttttacttTAGTTGCCACTTGTTGATGGTAACTAGAATGCCCCTATAAGGAGTGAAAAAAACTGTCTACACCAAAAGACATAAGCAAGCTGAAATGATGGGttgtgtttggtttaaatactTCAAATTCATAACTTTTGGTTCTGTTCAATTTGGAGTGAAATAACCAATTTAGCCAAACTGAACTAAAAGActattattgttattaaattgTACATTAAATATCAGTTTGAAGTGTATTTTATCAGTTTTTAATACATTTTGTATTATATTGTTACTATATCATGTAATAGATATCAAAATGTTTGTTTAtagataatattataaataatttaaagaattaaaGATGAACCTAAGAATTTAACCAATAAATGAATAAACTGAGAACCgaattgaaatatttttctgTTCAATTCTGTTCTTAGCGAGTTTGATGATTTGAAAGTAAATAAATCGAGATGTTTGTGTTGAGATGAATGGTTACTAATGCACACCCTTAGCTCTTGTGGTCCCATTGTTCTTGGCCAATAGACTATTAGTCGTGAGCATCTTGAATATTTATTGTTCTAGTCATCTTATTGTTTATTTGTTGCTTATCCGCTTATGGTCACTTCTTCAGGAATGGATAGAGTGTGCAAGGAAATGTATCTCAGAAAAGTGCCCTGCCACAGTTGATTTTAATATCCTCAACAAGTTGAAGTCAGAGGTGAATGATTCTCTTACTTACATGTTCCGTTAGTTGTCAATTGCCATTTCTTTTTCCAATCTTATCAATTTTATCCTTGTTTAATCTTTTCATTCTTTCGTTGAATAGATACCAAAGCTTCAGGTTGAGCTACCTGAAGAAGAAATGCTTTTGGATCTAGTAAGACAAGCTGAATTGTGTCAATCTTGCTGCTGTGAGATTTTGAAAGCTCCAATGAGTTTAAAGGTAAGCTTATAGCATATATTCACCATTTTATCCCTAAATCCAAATCTCAAGGGGTTCAAAGGTATTAGAGTTTGAACTTTTGATCAATGCAGAGTGTTGAGCTGCTACTTAGAGAATGGGAAAATTTTACTGCTATCATTCCAGAATTGATGCTTCTAAAACAATACCACCTTGATGCTGTTTCATGGATTGCCTGCTGTAATGATGTATTACTGAATGTTGGCCAACGGGAGGATCAAGACAATGTAGTTAATGAATTACAAGGCCTTTTGGAAGATGGGTCCACTTTGAAAATTCAAGGTTTTTAATATCTACTTTCTTAGTTTTTTGTTATCATAACTGGGAATATTTACTGTACCATTAAGCTACTACTTGCTCAGCTTGATATTTGGTTCATTTATTTGAACAGTTGATAAACTTTCAATTCTTGAGGTTGAGTTGAAGAAGGCTCTTTGCAGGCAAAAAGCTCTCAAGGTAATGTATACCTTTTCGTAATGGTGTTTTTTTGGTTGGGTTAGCATGTCACGGTACATGTTTTTTCTAATATAATATCAATTGCATCTCTTCTGTACCCAGGCTCAGTTTGTTAATTCATATTGATGCCTTACAATTTCCACCTAGTGTAGAATTAATGATTCATGTCCTCGTTAGGTAATctgataataaattattttgggcACTTCTCTTGCAGGCATTGCATACCAAAATGCCCTTGGACTTCATTCAACAACTTATAAAAGATGCTATCTTGTATGCTTCTTTCCTTGAGGCTACTGAAAATTGACATTAAAGGaagatttttgtttttgtttttttgcatGTAGCAGTTAGATTCTTATTGCATACATGGCATTTCTGTCCTTTCTCAGACAGCAGACTGAGAGTGAGAAGTTATTCATTGACATGCGTGGAGTGCTTGAAGATGCTTTTTCTTGGGAGGAAAGAGCAAAAAACGTTCTTGAAAACGGAGCCCAAATGTCAGACTTTGAGGATATTTTAAGGTTTTGGGGCATTTGTTGCTGCTCTTTGTGATTCACTTCAGCTttatctttctttctcttttgataataatttttggGTTTTAATCTTGTAGGAGTGCAGCAAACATATTTGTGCTTCTACCTACTTTAAATGATATTGAAGAGGCTGTAGCAACAGCCAAGTGCTGGTTGAAGAATTCTGAGGCATATTTAAGATCTTCATCATCCACAGGGTCCAGCTGTTGTTTTCCGCTTGAACTTGAGGATTTGAAGGTTTTCCAATTTACTTTGTTGCTAAAATTTAGgttgaatttattaatataactaaaagtttttcaattttatgcaGGAGTTGGTCTTGCAGtcaaaattacttaaaataaccTTTGATGAAAGAGGAATGATAGAAATGGTTTTGAAGAATTGTGAGGAATGGAAGCAGGTTGCCTGCTCTGCGATGCATGATGTAGGGTGCATACTGGATTCAGGTCTTATTCACGACAGACAGATTAATGACCTTACTGCAAAAATAGAACTTGCAGTTACTAAATTACAGGCTATTAAGAAATCTGGGTTTGCTCTTGGTTTCAACTTTCTTGAGATCCCTAGACTTCAAGATGCCTGTTCTGTGCTTCAATGGTGCAATTGGGCCCTTTCTTTTTCCTCTGCTTCCCCATCTTTTGAGGTCAGGAGCTTCATATGTTCATAATCTTGTAACGTTGCTTttctttttacattttattatgcaaagtaatTAAGCATGACCTTTTATTCTTGAGTAAACTATTTCTTTGGGGATAAAATTATGAAGTTCAGCAAGCTGCAATAAAATTGGTTTGTCGTTGTTAATATATATCTCTTTGTTGATTTTGTGCTTGTTGGCAAGTAAAAATTTCTCATagattttaactaattttggaTCAGTATGTGTAGCCTAAGTACCTGTAGTCTATCATGTTTATTGTGTCTTTTAATATCGGAATGATAAACCATTATGGCTTAGGCTTTTTTTCGTCCTTTTTTATGGTATTGAAGCTTGTAAATTGCTTAAGCACTTAGTTTCCTCCTGATCAGCTTGTGTTTAAGGTTTGCATGTCCTATTATTGTAGGATGTTGAAAAGTTGATGGATGCTGCACAGAATCTTTCAGTTACATTTGTTTCATGCTCTCTGTTGAGCTCTTTAATGGAAGGGGTTAAATGGCTCAGGAAAGCATTGGAGGGAATTTTTGTGCGAAGTGATCATGATAGATGGAAGTTGAGTGAAGCTGAAGAGGTTCTTGTGAAAGCTCAGGTACTTTCATGTTATGGTTTTTTCTTCCAATTTGTCTTTACAACTCTTTTCTCATTTAATTCTGATGCCAGGATATCAATATTTCCTTCCCAATGGTGGTAGATCGACTTGTAAATGCTATACATAAACATAAGTGAGTCTTCTAATACTCCGttaatacattttttatttcctttttcctCTTAACATAGTTATTCTGCAAATTTGTAGGAAGAAAGATGCATACATGTCTTATGCATTCTTGGTTATATCTGCATTTGAGATAGCCTACCTATGCTTGTGTTTGCCGTATCTATTCTCTTTAGCTGTGGTCCTCTGCAATAACTGTTGTTGTGGCCGTTAGTCATATGAATCTTTGTTGTAGATAGGGAAGTATTTGATCACTCATTACTATGGTAATAATATATATGAAGAATTCAGATGCGTGTTACAGAATAAGAAAACATATCTATGTGTAAAGTCAGGAAGCTTGGGGATACTTCTTCTCTTTGGCTACATCATACATGGGATGCATACAGATGGAAAAAGTTCTCTTTTTTCCCCTCTCTTCCTTTTTGGCAGAATTGATTGAATACTTTTTTGcctattttaatttcttttttgtgTGGTTTTTTATTGAATTGGAGAGAAGTGAATGGTCATAAgatattttcttctttcttgtTCTTGATCTATAAATTCTGAACTGCTTC
Coding sequences within it:
- the LOC126676375 gene encoding lysine-specific demethylase JMJ17 isoform X2, which translates into the protein MGKGKPRAVEKGVVGQILCGSSSSAGSLHVPPAPVYYPNEEEFKEPLEYIYKIRVEAEKYGICKIVPPKGWSPPFALDLDAFTFSTKTQAIHQLQARPASCDSKTFDLEYSRFLEEHCGKKLKRRVIFEGDELDLCKLFNAVKRFGGYDKAVKKKKWGDVSKFVRPGMKISECAKHVLSQLYFEHLYDYEKYYNRLNKEINKSSKRGIWQDKKSNNEAEVLCSKRRRKNVEGEKVKICHKVEKEDEVDQICEQCRSGLHEQVMLLCDRCNKGWHIYCLSPPLKQIPPGNWYCFECLNSDEDIFGFVPGKRFTVEAFRRVADRARRKWFGTGSASRVQLEKKFWEIVEGSAGEVEVMYGSDLDTSIYGSGFPRVNDQRPESVEAKVWDEYCGSKWNLNNLPKLKGSMLQAVHNNITGVMVPWLYVGMLFSSFCWHFEDHCFYSMNYLHWGEPKCWYSVPGSEVKAFEKVMRNSLPDLFDAQPDLLFQLVTMLNPSVLQENNVPVYTVLQEPGDFVITFPRSYHAGFNFGLNCAEAVNFAPADWLPHGGFGADLYQKYHKTSVLSHEELLCVVTKFQGNCDSKVSPYLKKELLRMYNKEKSRREKLWRSGIVKSSVMLPRKCPEYVGTEEDPTCIICKQCLYLSAVVCRCRPSAFVCLEHWEHICECKLSRLRLLYRYTLAELYDLVLIVDKWDTDDRSQGNSLVRHSSCSSDVNILIKKVKGGHVSLAQLAEKWILQCCNIFKNPYSSESFATLLKDAEEFLWAGSEMDPVREMAENLIIAQKWAEGVRHCLSKVENWSSNCRADCQPVDIEHINELLKFDPIPCNEPGHSKLKEYAEEAKLLTQEIVSALSSCSKISELESLYSRARGFPVFIKDSEKLLQKITAAKEWIECARKCISEKCPATVDFNILNKLKSEIPKLQVELPEEEMLLDLVRQAELCQSCCCEILKAPMSLKSVELLLREWENFTAIIPELMLLKQYHLDAVSWIACCNDVLLNVGQREDQDNVVNELQGLLEDGSTLKIQVDKLSILEVELKKALCRQKALKALHTKMPLDFIQQLIKDAILQQTESEKLFIDMRGVLEDAFSWEERAKNVLENGAQMSDFEDILRSAANIFVLLPTLNDIEEAVATAKCWLKNSEAYLRSSSSTGSSCCFPLELEDLKELVLQSKLLKITFDERGMIEMVLKNCEEWKQVACSAMHDVGCILDSGLIHDRQINDLTAKIELAVTKLQAIKKSGFALGFNFLEIPRLQDACSVLQWCNWALSFSSASPSFEDVEKLMDAAQNLSVTFVSCSLLSSLMEGVKWLRKALEGIFVRSDHDRWKLSEAEEVLVKAQDINISFPMVVDRLVNAIHKHKLWQGQANDFFHLKPEERYWSQLLKLKETGKDVAYSCAELDMVLFEIEKIEEWKQGGIEIAQIFLDESNPLLGALEKIKQSLDASLYIYGKSQSSEARTMFMCCSGYIEDQEFLTCSICKDCYHLRCLKPALLDEKSAELYVCSYCHYLEDSSIVPDRAAFLRYGAKQADLSKLIKILFDAEKFSVWLEERDTLRQVVEQALDCKVCLREVLDFESSYLDNDLSLITRKLIIALKAMQSAGVYDHQGHYDLQLALARNSWRMKAKRLLDGVQKPAMQQIRGHMKEGLAINIPPEDYFWKNLTELKQIGLHWADRAKKVVLDSGALGLEKVLELISED